From Juglans regia cultivar Chandler chromosome 8, Walnut 2.0, whole genome shotgun sequence, the proteins below share one genomic window:
- the LOC109001782 gene encoding polyadenylate-binding protein-interacting protein 5-like produces MKRSSLNPYAESYIPLSKRDANDSIYVAARVSKIDNERVQFGGPVQLHHKASIDSKFHGTEKVPSPEFFTLKSQPVHGYGPSAQNVNQVSDKQISDEEYDIDLEYLQMSFPGISVQSLTDVYLANKGDLEATIDMLNQLEFYSLETSEILPDTLDIGDVSEFGSSADCASLKLKNIEGEANAIAASCSSKGSVTIS; encoded by the exons ATGAAGCGATCTTCTCTGAATCCATATGCAGAGTCATACATTCCGCTCTCCAAGAGAGATGCAAATGATAGCATTTATGTGGCAGCAAGAGTCTCTAAAATTGACAATGAGCGTGTCCAGTTTGGAGGCCCTGTGCAGCTCCATCACAAAGCTTCTATTGACTCTAAGTTCCACGGTACTGAAAAAGTCCCCAGTCCTGAATTTTTCACATTGAAGAGCCAACCTGTCCATGGGTATGGCCCATCAGCACAAAATGTGAATCAAGTGTCAGATAAGCAAATATCTGATGAAGAATATGACATTGATTTGGAATATCTTCAGATGTCATTTCCGGGTATATCTGTTCAGTCCCTTACTGATGTCTATTTGGCAAATAAGGGTGACTTGGAAGCGACTATCGACATGCTGAACCAACTTGAG TTCTATTCTCTTGAGACTTCTGAAATTCTACCAGACACTTTGGACATCGGTGATGTTTCAGAATTTGGGTCTTCAGCTGATTGTGCATCACTGAAACTGAAGAATATAGAGGGTGAAGCCAATGCTATTGCTGCTTCGTGTAGTTCCAAGGGCTCCGTAACTATCTCCTGA